The following are encoded in a window of Flavobacterium cupriresistens genomic DNA:
- a CDS encoding DNA polymerase III subunit alpha gives MYLNCHSFHSLRYGTISLEKLLEQAVECNVKAMALTDINTVTGIYDFIKGCEPKGIKPLIGIEFRSQHQLRYIGLAKNADGLAEMNRFLTAHNFSGETLPQIAPEFEAVFLIYPLENAPPVLRENEFIGIRPEDLPKLFLKEWKTKIQKMVVLQPVTFQTKKEFNLHKILRAIDTNNILSKLTEADYCSTSEVMLPLSSLLSAYDDYPEIIANTQKVIDECNFTYEFKTPKNKKFFTTDRKTDFALLTELAQKGLIWRYGENHTLAKSRIEKELKVIDELEFSGYFLITWDIIQYSNSQGFMHIGRGSGANSIIAYCLGITDICPIELDLYFERFLNLNRKSPPDFDIDWSWKERDTILHYIFDKYGRDHVAFCGTNVEFKYRSIFREVGKVFGLPKEELDKLAKNPMNLHEPNSIVKLVQEYGMLLEKYPNQRSMHSCGIIVSEEPITNYTPLEMPPKGFPIVLFDMHTAEDIGFEKFDILSQRGIGHIDDSVKLIEKNRGIKVDIRNTAISKDEAVCNTYLAQGKTIGCFYIESPAMRGLLRRLNCDTYKILVAASSIIRPGVAQSGMMKEYIFRHNHPNQFDYFHEVFKEQLGETYGIMVYQEDVIKIALHYGGLPAADGDILRRAMSGKGRSKTALQKVKDNFFACCAQKGHPQALSEEIYRQIESFAGYSFCKAHSASYAVESYQSLYLKVNYPIEFMVAVINNQGGFYRTEVYVHETRMSGATIENPCVNKSDYQTTLYGTAVYLGFMHLERLESKITLLIISDRAKNGDFASLEDFINRIPIGLEGIKILIFIGAFRFTGKTKNQLLVVASLLLTNFKPENRSLMLLQEPAKEYKLPTLERSFFEDAFDEIELLSFPVSCSPFDLLQTKYRGDIMAKDLVVYHKKQVRMLAYLISRKHVPTKKGAMYFGTWVDNEGTYFDTAHFPDSLIQYPFQGGGCYLLLGTVEVDYHFPTITINKMAKMPFIPDPRYSDSKEHQFKTQNQIKEDVSNTHRKPYPQEHEIHLPRHRMKF, from the coding sequence ATGTATCTCAACTGTCATTCTTTTCATTCGCTGCGTTATGGCACTATTTCTCTTGAGAAACTTCTTGAGCAGGCCGTCGAATGCAATGTAAAAGCCATGGCACTTACCGACATTAATACTGTCACCGGAATTTATGATTTTATAAAAGGCTGTGAACCAAAAGGTATAAAACCTTTAATTGGTATCGAATTTCGTTCGCAACATCAATTACGTTATATCGGTTTGGCAAAAAATGCAGACGGTCTTGCAGAAATGAATCGGTTTTTGACGGCACATAATTTCAGCGGAGAAACGCTGCCTCAAATTGCACCCGAATTTGAAGCTGTCTTTCTTATCTATCCTTTAGAAAATGCACCTCCTGTTCTTCGCGAAAATGAATTTATCGGAATTCGGCCTGAAGATTTACCAAAGCTTTTTCTAAAAGAATGGAAAACTAAAATCCAAAAAATGGTTGTTTTACAGCCCGTAACTTTTCAAACCAAAAAAGAATTTAATCTTCATAAAATTTTACGTGCCATAGACACCAACAACATACTGTCTAAACTTACTGAGGCTGATTATTGCAGTACTTCTGAAGTAATGCTTCCTCTTTCGTCCCTTTTATCTGCTTATGACGATTACCCGGAAATTATTGCCAATACACAAAAGGTTATTGACGAATGTAATTTCACCTACGAATTTAAAACTCCAAAAAATAAAAAGTTTTTTACTACCGATCGCAAGACCGACTTTGCTTTACTAACGGAGCTGGCGCAAAAAGGATTGATTTGGCGCTATGGCGAAAATCATACTTTGGCAAAATCACGCATCGAAAAAGAGCTCAAAGTAATTGACGAACTGGAGTTTAGCGGTTATTTTTTAATCACCTGGGATATCATACAATACAGCAACAGTCAGGGTTTTATGCACATTGGCCGTGGTAGCGGTGCCAATAGTATTATTGCTTATTGTTTAGGCATTACAGATATCTGCCCGATAGAATTGGATCTTTATTTTGAACGTTTTTTAAACCTCAACCGTAAAAGTCCTCCCGATTTTGATATCGATTGGAGCTGGAAAGAACGCGATACCATTCTTCACTATATATTCGATAAATACGGCAGGGATCATGTGGCTTTTTGCGGTACTAACGTCGAATTCAAATACCGCTCCATCTTTCGCGAAGTGGGTAAAGTATTTGGTCTTCCAAAAGAAGAACTTGACAAACTCGCCAAAAATCCAATGAATCTGCACGAACCAAATTCAATTGTAAAACTCGTGCAGGAATACGGTATGCTGCTTGAAAAATATCCCAATCAACGTAGCATGCACTCTTGCGGTATTATCGTATCCGAAGAACCGATAACAAACTACACGCCTCTGGAAATGCCTCCAAAAGGATTCCCCATTGTTCTTTTTGACATGCATACAGCGGAAGATATTGGCTTTGAAAAATTTGATATTCTAAGCCAGCGTGGTATTGGTCACATTGACGATAGTGTGAAACTTATTGAAAAAAACAGAGGCATTAAAGTTGATATTCGCAACACCGCTATTTCTAAAGACGAAGCCGTTTGCAATACCTATCTGGCTCAAGGAAAAACCATTGGCTGTTTTTATATTGAAAGCCCAGCCATGCGTGGTTTATTGCGTCGTTTGAATTGTGATACGTATAAAATTCTGGTAGCCGCTTCCTCTATTATTCGTCCCGGTGTAGCACAATCCGGAATGATGAAAGAATATATTTTTCGCCACAATCACCCCAATCAGTTTGATTATTTTCATGAGGTATTTAAAGAGCAGCTCGGAGAAACCTACGGTATTATGGTGTATCAGGAAGATGTGATTAAAATCGCCCTGCATTACGGAGGTCTTCCTGCTGCCGACGGAGATATCCTGCGTCGTGCCATGTCCGGTAAAGGCAGATCTAAAACAGCGTTACAAAAAGTAAAAGACAATTTCTTTGCCTGTTGTGCCCAAAAAGGGCATCCTCAAGCGCTTAGTGAAGAAATTTACCGTCAGATTGAATCTTTTGCGGGTTATTCTTTTTGTAAAGCACATTCCGCTTCTTATGCCGTAGAAAGTTATCAGAGTTTGTATTTGAAGGTTAATTATCCTATCGAATTTATGGTGGCGGTAATCAACAATCAGGGTGGTTTTTACAGAACCGAAGTTTACGTACACGAAACACGTATGTCGGGAGCAACGATTGAGAATCCTTGTGTCAACAAAAGCGATTACCAAACCACTTTATATGGCACTGCTGTTTATTTAGGTTTTATGCATCTGGAGCGTTTAGAATCAAAAATAACCTTACTCATCATATCCGATCGTGCTAAAAATGGCGATTTTGCCTCTTTGGAGGATTTCATCAATCGCATTCCAATTGGTTTGGAAGGTATTAAAATTTTGATTTTTATTGGTGCTTTTCGCTTTACAGGAAAAACCAAAAATCAGCTTCTGGTTGTAGCCAGTCTGCTTTTAACCAATTTCAAACCCGAAAACAGAAGTCTGATGCTCTTGCAGGAACCAGCCAAAGAATACAAACTTCCGACTTTGGAACGTTCTTTTTTTGAAGATGCTTTTGATGAAATAGAGCTGCTGAGTTTCCCCGTTTCCTGTTCTCCTTTTGATTTATTGCAAACCAAATATCGTGGTGATATCATGGCCAAAGATCTTGTGGTGTATCATAAAAAACAAGTCCGAATGTTGGCGTATTTAATTTCAAGAAAACACGTACCCACTAAAAAAGGAGCCATGTATTTTGGAACCTGGGTGGACAATGAGGGAACTTATTTTGATACGGCACATTTCCCGGATAGTCTGATACAATATCCGTTTCAGGGTGGTGGCTGTTATTTGTTATTAGGTACTGTAGAAGTTGATTATCACTTTCCGACTATTACCATTAACAAAATGGCTAAAATGCCTTTTATTCCTGATCCGCGTTACAGCGATTCGAAAGAGCATCAGTTTAAAACTCAAAATCAAATTAAGGAAGATGTCAGTAATACGCATCGAAAACCTTATCCGCAGGAACATGAAATTCATCTGCCCCGACATCGAATGAAATTTTAA
- the dinB gene encoding DNA polymerase IV: MARAIVHMDLDTFFVSCERLTNSQLEGIPLIIGGGDRGVVASCSYEARHFGVRSAMPIYMAMKLCPQAKIIKGDMELYSQLSHNVTQVIQEKAPIMEKASIDEFYLDITGMDRFHGSYKWTNELAQAVNKETGLPISFSLSVNKTVSKIATGEGKPKGNLEIPEHEVQAFLNPLSIQKIPMVGNVTFQLLSRIGIRTIQTLSEMPAEVLQRMIGKNGLDIWKKANGIDNTPVEPYSERKSISTEHTFSQDTIDIPKLRRILMGMVEKLAFQLRSEQWLTSTITVKIRYANFDTETKQCKIAYTSADHILNKNVNDLFDKVYQRRMRLRLIGIRFSGLVRGTYQIDLFEDTQEMLSLYAAMDKMKSRYGFDAVMRCAGASIKPNTKNEILKRHL; the protein is encoded by the coding sequence ATGGCACGGGCAATTGTACACATGGATTTGGACACTTTTTTTGTGTCCTGCGAAAGGCTCACCAATTCTCAATTAGAAGGTATTCCGCTAATTATCGGTGGCGGTGACCGTGGTGTGGTTGCTTCCTGCTCCTATGAAGCACGTCATTTCGGAGTTCGTTCTGCCATGCCCATTTACATGGCGATGAAACTCTGTCCACAAGCCAAAATCATCAAAGGGGATATGGAATTATATTCTCAATTATCACATAATGTCACTCAGGTAATTCAGGAAAAGGCACCTATTATGGAAAAAGCCAGTATCGATGAATTTTATCTTGACATCACCGGTATGGATCGTTTTCATGGAAGTTATAAATGGACGAATGAACTGGCGCAAGCGGTCAATAAAGAAACAGGACTCCCAATTAGTTTTTCTTTATCTGTCAATAAAACCGTCTCTAAAATTGCAACCGGAGAAGGCAAACCAAAAGGAAATTTAGAAATTCCGGAACATGAAGTACAAGCCTTTTTAAATCCATTATCGATTCAGAAAATACCGATGGTTGGTAATGTAACTTTTCAGCTCTTATCCCGAATCGGAATTCGCACGATACAAACCCTCTCCGAAATGCCTGCCGAAGTACTGCAGCGCATGATCGGAAAAAATGGTCTTGATATCTGGAAAAAAGCAAATGGCATTGACAATACTCCGGTGGAACCTTATTCTGAACGAAAGTCGATTTCTACCGAACATACTTTTTCTCAGGACACGATCGATATTCCAAAATTGAGAAGAATACTGATGGGAATGGTCGAAAAACTGGCTTTTCAACTCCGTTCTGAACAATGGTTAACCTCTACAATTACGGTTAAAATACGTTACGCCAATTTTGACACCGAGACCAAGCAATGCAAAATTGCGTACACATCAGCAGATCATATTTTAAATAAAAACGTAAACGATTTATTCGATAAAGTTTATCAGCGTCGTATGCGTCTTCGCTTGATTGGCATTCGCTTTAGCGGACTCGTTCGCGGTACCTATCAAATTGATCTTTTCGAAGATACTCAGGAAATGTTGTCCTTATATGCCGCTATGGATAAAATGAAAAGCCGTTATGGTTTTGATGCCGTTATGCGTTGCGCCGGAGCGTCTATCAAACCCAACACTAAAAATGAAATTTTAAAACGCCACCTCTAA
- a CDS encoding XRE family transcriptional regulator, with the protein MSLFSDNIRALRVKHKISQEKLAENLCITRGRYVKYEDGTSEAPYDILKLIALYFHTSIDLLLSVDIRKIDIENLIKLEGNRLILPIQVDHFGENYIEIVTQKAKAGYLNGYSDPEYIENLQQISLPFLGPGKHRGFPVEGDSMPPHEDGSIIIGRYVERLGEVLDGKTYILITKNEGMVYKRLNKNKKNALVLESDNRFYPNYEVKASDILEIWEYECNIGRSDKRHELTETQSMKELLLEVKREVMEIKSNTLSGS; encoded by the coding sequence ATGTCTTTATTTTCAGATAATATCAGGGCCCTACGGGTAAAGCATAAAATTTCGCAGGAGAAACTTGCGGAAAACCTTTGTATCACAAGAGGAAGATATGTTAAATATGAAGACGGAACTTCTGAAGCGCCGTACGATATCTTAAAGCTGATTGCTTTATATTTTCATACCAGTATTGATTTGTTATTGTCTGTTGATATCCGTAAAATTGATATTGAAAATTTGATAAAACTGGAAGGCAACCGACTTATTTTACCCATTCAGGTGGATCATTTTGGAGAAAATTATATCGAAATTGTCACCCAAAAAGCCAAGGCTGGTTATTTAAACGGTTATTCAGATCCGGAGTATATCGAAAATTTGCAGCAGATTTCATTGCCTTTTTTGGGACCTGGAAAACACAGAGGATTTCCGGTAGAAGGAGATTCGATGCCGCCACATGAAGACGGAAGTATTATCATTGGTCGATATGTAGAAAGGCTGGGAGAGGTGTTGGATGGAAAAACCTATATCCTGATTACCAAAAACGAGGGAATGGTGTACAAACGGCTGAATAAAAACAAAAAAAATGCATTGGTTTTAGAATCCGATAATCGTTTTTATCCCAATTATGAAGTCAAAGCTTCTGATATTTTGGAAATTTGGGAATACGAATGCAATATTGGCCGCAGCGATAAACGTCATGAATTAACAGAAACTCAGAGTATGAAAGAATTGCTTTTGGAGGTGAAACGGGAAGTCATGGAGATTAAAAGTAATACTCTGAGTGGGAGTTAA
- a CDS encoding DinB family protein has translation MQKEMLLALLDQNRSNCYATFKNISAENIRFRLNEKTASVGFIYRHIGETALILGQSFGIETNVENTTIGQSDTGKEYDLQTSRALLEQGYKALEAVIENSSDKDWFEETEAPFLGTVSRIRLLSIILFHNSHHCGQIASAIVKGN, from the coding sequence ATGCAAAAAGAAATGCTACTTGCTCTTTTAGATCAAAACCGATCTAATTGTTATGCTACTTTTAAAAACATAAGTGCCGAAAACATTCGTTTCAGATTGAATGAAAAAACAGCTTCTGTCGGATTTATTTACAGACATATTGGAGAAACTGCCCTTATTTTAGGCCAATCTTTCGGGATTGAAACCAACGTAGAGAACACAACCATAGGACAATCCGACACCGGAAAAGAGTACGATTTGCAAACAAGTCGCGCCCTTTTGGAACAAGGATATAAAGCACTCGAAGCTGTAATAGAAAATTCTTCGGACAAAGATTGGTTCGAAGAAACAGAAGCTCCTTTTTTGGGAACGGTATCAAGAATCAGACTATTGTCTATCATTCTTTTTCACAATTCACATCATTGCGGGCAAATTGCTTCGGCTATCGTAAAAGGCAATTAA
- a CDS encoding ArsR/SmtB family transcription factor, with amino-acid sequence MSIPNFDALQVIADPSRRQILQLLTQESYNINALAENFDMSRPAVSKHIKILQQAGFISIQEIGRERHCILNQKGFNDVKALISHFDQFWENKLSKLETILNKKKD; translated from the coding sequence ATGTCAATCCCAAATTTTGATGCTTTACAAGTAATTGCAGATCCAAGTCGCAGGCAAATTCTGCAATTACTGACCCAAGAGAGTTACAACATAAATGCTTTGGCTGAAAATTTTGATATGAGTCGTCCTGCGGTTTCAAAACATATTAAAATATTACAGCAGGCCGGCTTTATTTCGATTCAGGAAATCGGACGGGAACGCCATTGCATTTTAAACCAAAAAGGGTTTAATGACGTAAAAGCGCTGATCAGTCATTTTGATCAATTCTGGGAAAATAAACTCAGTAAACTGGAAACTATTTTAAACAAAAAGAAAGATTAA
- a CDS encoding SRPBCC family protein — MKTEIKHKWFYNQSPEEIWLYLTDADLIAQWIMPNDFKLALGHEFTFRTNPIPSLDLDGIMHCKVLEIIPHQKLVYSWTAGPGNKVITLDTVVEWTLEKKDNGTELYLLHTGFKEANISILNGMTDGWLKIMEKLVNALNTK, encoded by the coding sequence ATGAAAACAGAAATCAAACACAAATGGTTTTACAACCAATCTCCCGAAGAAATCTGGCTTTATTTAACCGATGCCGATTTAATCGCACAATGGATCATGCCAAATGATTTTAAACTTGCCTTGGGACACGAGTTTACCTTTCGCACCAATCCGATTCCGAGTTTAGATCTTGACGGAATTATGCACTGTAAAGTTTTAGAAATCATCCCTCATCAAAAACTGGTTTACAGCTGGACAGCCGGCCCCGGAAATAAGGTAATCACACTTGATACCGTTGTAGAATGGACACTCGAAAAGAAAGATAACGGAACCGAATTATATCTTCTCCACACCGGATTTAAAGAAGCCAATATCTCAATCCTTAACGGAATGACCGACGGATGGCTTAAAATCATGGAAAAATTAGTTAATGCTTTAAATACGAAATAA
- a CDS encoding phosphatase PAP2 family protein, whose product MFYKTISLVLLFGIFSATAQKTDSIAAIDSTASHNLKFNYKQLIIPGVLIGYGVIGLESDQLLSFNSQINKEVTEDIDQKITIDDFSQYAPAASVYALNAFGVKGKNNMRDRSVIFVTSYVIMASTVLGLKSIVHEDRPDGSSNNSFPSGHTATAFAGAEFLWQEYKDKSIWYGIAGYAVATGTGLFRIYNNRHWLTDVAAGAGIGILSTKIAYWMNPYITKKLFGKSASEHNSTSMIAPFYNGQQYGLSYVKVF is encoded by the coding sequence ATGTTTTACAAAACGATTTCCCTGGTATTGTTATTCGGTATTTTTTCTGCTACAGCGCAAAAAACAGATTCTATTGCTGCAATTGACAGCACGGCATCGCACAATCTGAAGTTCAATTACAAGCAATTGATTATTCCGGGTGTTTTAATTGGCTATGGGGTAATTGGTCTGGAAAGTGATCAGCTTTTAAGTTTTAATTCGCAGATCAACAAAGAAGTTACAGAAGACATCGATCAGAAAATTACCATTGATGATTTCTCGCAATACGCGCCTGCTGCTTCGGTTTATGCTTTGAATGCTTTTGGTGTAAAAGGAAAAAATAACATGCGCGACCGTTCTGTGATCTTTGTGACTTCGTATGTTATTATGGCCTCAACTGTTCTGGGTTTAAAATCAATTGTACACGAAGACAGACCTGACGGAAGTTCGAATAATTCTTTTCCCTCCGGCCATACCGCAACTGCTTTTGCGGGAGCCGAATTTTTATGGCAGGAATACAAAGACAAATCTATTTGGTACGGAATTGCCGGTTATGCCGTAGCCACAGGAACCGGACTTTTTAGAATCTACAACAATCGCCATTGGTTAACCGATGTGGCAGCCGGAGCTGGAATCGGAATTCTGAGTACCAAAATCGCCTATTGGATGAATCCTTATATCACAAAAAAACTATTCGGTAAATCAGCTTCTGAACATAATTCGACTTCGATGATTGCTCCCTTCTACAACGGACAACAATACGGATTAAGTTATGTAAAAGTTTTCTAA
- a CDS encoding sensor histidine kinase, whose translation MRIKTKLNLGVGLLFLMIIILSLVSAYSVFLIKQDTENILEDNYNTLEYSRNMILSLDEAVADTNKSIHNFKGNLEKQTQNITEPGEKEATDSLEKNFALLEKSNSDETVKKQIRQNIFMIMKLNLNSIKQKSDIAKHTAENANILIAVVGTLCFLIAFNLLINLPNNIANPIKELTLSIKEIANKNYSERVHFTSHNEYGDLAKSFNTMAQKLEEYNSSNLYKLFFEKKRLETLINNMHDPIIGLDNEGLILFANDEALKIVGLKSEDIIGKLAPDLALSNDLMRSLILKEPASELQKKQPMKIFANGKESYFDKETINITITPTGEETEINIGDVIILRNITLFKELDFAKTNFIATVSHELKTPIASIKLSLQLLQNAKTGAMNEDQNQLVESIKDDSQRLLKITGELLNLSQLETGNIQLNIEKSNPYAIVHYATEAVKVQAEQKQIKLVVEADENLSEVKADSEKTGWVLINYLSNAITYSSEKSTITIRLKRENNQIVFQVIDTGKGIDARYKSKVFDKYFQIPGSQKSGTGLGLAISKEFIEAQNGTIGVESNLGLGSTFWFSLNA comes from the coding sequence ATGAGAATTAAAACCAAATTGAATCTTGGAGTTGGATTGTTATTTTTAATGATCATTATACTTTCGCTAGTGAGTGCCTACTCTGTCTTTTTAATAAAACAAGACACCGAAAATATTCTGGAAGACAATTATAATACGCTGGAATATTCCAGAAATATGATTTTGTCTTTAGATGAAGCTGTAGCAGATACGAATAAATCCATTCATAATTTTAAAGGCAATCTCGAAAAACAAACTCAAAATATTACCGAACCCGGAGAAAAAGAGGCAACCGATAGTCTCGAAAAGAATTTTGCTCTTTTAGAAAAAAGCAATTCTGATGAAACAGTCAAAAAACAAATCAGACAGAACATTTTTATGATTATGAAATTGAATCTGAATTCAATTAAGCAAAAAAGTGATATCGCCAAACATACCGCCGAAAATGCCAATATACTAATTGCAGTTGTTGGTACCTTGTGCTTTCTAATTGCTTTTAATTTACTGATTAATCTACCGAATAATATTGCGAATCCGATTAAAGAATTAACACTCAGTATCAAAGAAATTGCCAATAAAAATTATTCCGAACGGGTACATTTCACCAGCCATAATGAGTACGGTGATCTCGCCAAATCGTTTAATACAATGGCGCAGAAACTCGAGGAATACAATAGCAGTAACTTGTACAAGCTTTTCTTTGAGAAAAAACGACTGGAAACACTCATCAATAACATGCACGATCCTATTATTGGTTTAGATAATGAAGGACTGATTTTGTTTGCAAACGATGAAGCCTTGAAAATTGTAGGTTTAAAATCGGAAGATATTATCGGGAAATTGGCTCCCGACCTGGCTTTGTCGAATGATTTAATGCGTTCACTGATTTTAAAAGAACCCGCTAGTGAATTGCAGAAAAAGCAGCCTATGAAAATTTTCGCCAACGGAAAAGAAAGTTATTTTGATAAAGAAACGATCAATATTACGATAACTCCAACAGGGGAAGAAACAGAAATCAATATTGGTGATGTTATTATTCTTCGAAATATTACCCTTTTTAAAGAACTTGATTTTGCCAAAACTAATTTTATCGCAACCGTTTCTCACGAATTAAAAACGCCAATTGCTTCTATAAAACTGAGTCTCCAATTGCTGCAAAATGCTAAAACCGGCGCAATGAATGAAGATCAGAATCAGTTGGTTGAAAGCATTAAAGACGATAGTCAGCGGTTACTGAAAATCACGGGCGAATTACTTAATCTATCGCAATTAGAAACGGGAAATATTCAATTGAATATCGAAAAAAGCAACCCCTACGCTATTGTACATTACGCTACCGAAGCCGTAAAAGTACAAGCCGAGCAAAAGCAGATAAAATTAGTCGTTGAGGCCGATGAAAACTTAAGCGAAGTAAAAGCCGACAGTGAAAAAACGGGCTGGGTTCTGATTAATTATTTATCAAATGCCATTACCTATTCGTCTGAAAAAAGTACCATTACCATCAGACTAAAAAGAGAAAACAACCAAATCGTATTTCAGGTTATCGATACCGGAAAAGGTATTGATGCGAGATACAAAAGCAAAGTTTTCGACAAATATTTTCAAATCCCGGGCAGTCAGAAATCCGGAACGGGATTGGGGTTAGCCATCAGTAAAGAATTTATCGAAGCCCAAAACGGTACCATTGGTGTAGAAAGTAATTTAGGCTTGGGAAGTACTTTTTGGTTTTCACTAAACGCCTAG
- a CDS encoding sensor protein KdpD, translating to MKQEKENNAQHFLDLIQKSRKGKFKVYIGMSAGVGKTYRMLQEAHSLLKNGIDVKIGYIETHLRKETHELLFGLPLIPRRTIFYKGKELEELDVQAIINLRPEVVIVDELAHTNVEGSKNEKRWQDVLEILEAGINVISAVNIQHIESLNEDVKRITGIDVQERIPDNVLRVADEVVNIDLTAEDLIARLKEGKIYTADKIQTALTNFFKSEQILQLRELALKEVASQVVRKVENEIPQLHALKHERLLACISSNDKTAKIVIRKAARLAGYYNGSWCVMYVETPKENPIKIPLDKQRHLINNFKLATQLGAEVIKIEHKNIADAILMTVEQKQITTVCIGKPHLNLFKVILSTTIFRRLLNSLSLSNVDLVILS from the coding sequence ATGAAACAGGAAAAAGAAAATAACGCACAACACTTCCTCGATTTAATTCAGAAATCAAGAAAAGGAAAGTTTAAAGTCTATATCGGCATGAGCGCCGGTGTGGGCAAAACGTACCGAATGCTTCAGGAAGCACATTCGCTATTGAAAAACGGAATTGATGTGAAAATCGGCTATATCGAAACACACCTCCGAAAAGAAACACATGAATTATTATTTGGTCTGCCCCTGATTCCGAGGCGGACTATTTTCTATAAAGGCAAAGAGCTCGAAGAACTCGATGTACAAGCCATCATCAACCTGAGACCCGAAGTCGTAATTGTAGATGAACTGGCACATACCAATGTAGAAGGAAGTAAAAATGAAAAACGTTGGCAAGATGTTTTAGAGATTCTCGAAGCTGGAATCAATGTGATTTCGGCTGTTAATATTCAGCATATTGAAAGTTTAAACGAAGATGTAAAACGCATTACCGGTATTGATGTACAGGAACGAATTCCCGATAATGTTTTGCGAGTTGCAGATGAGGTTGTGAATATCGACTTGACTGCAGAGGATTTAATTGCCCGTTTGAAAGAAGGAAAAATTTATACGGCTGATAAAATTCAGACGGCTTTGACAAACTTTTTTAAATCAGAACAGATTCTCCAACTGAGGGAATTGGCCTTGAAAGAAGTCGCAAGTCAGGTAGTCCGAAAAGTAGAGAATGAAATACCACAATTACACGCACTGAAACATGAAAGACTTCTGGCATGCATTAGTAGTAATGATAAAACAGCCAAAATTGTAATCCGAAAAGCGGCGCGTTTGGCGGGTTATTACAACGGTAGCTGGTGTGTAATGTATGTAGAAACACCTAAAGAAAACCCCATAAAAATCCCTTTAGACAAACAACGTCATCTAATTAATAATTTTAAACTGGCCACACAATTAGGCGCAGAAGTAATTAAAATTGAACATAAAAACATAGCCGATGCCATTCTAATGACAGTTGAACAAAAACAAATTACAACTGTCTGCATTGGAAAACCACATTTGAATTTATTTAAAGTAATTTTGTCAACAACGATTTTCAGACGTTTATTAAATAGTCTGTCATTATCGAATGTTGACCTTGTTATTTTATCTTAA